The DNA segment TCGAAAATTCTTTGATCAAGTAGCAGCAGGAAGAATAGACGCTGCCTATGGACTTACTACAAAAACTTACAAAACACATGTAAAACGTCAAGACTTTTTAAAGTTTTTAGCTGGCTTAAATTTAAATAAATATAGAAATCTAAAGTCAGGAAGACCTAGAGTTCAAGAAGATCAGATCATAATTACTTTAAATTTAAAATCTGAAGATAAAAAAGAAGAGCTTCCACTAGATTTTACTTTTTCAAAAACTGACAAAGATTGGAAGATAGACAGAATTGCCAAAGTAAATTAGTAAAGGTTTAAATACTTGTGAAACATCAAGAACTTCGGGAAGAAGAAATAATAAAAAAATTAGAATTAAACCCAAGCAGGTTAGATAAAGAACAAATCATTTTTGAAGCAATGAAAAAAGGGCTTAATGATTTTTTTGATGGAATACGTATGGCCTTAGATCCCTTAGTAACTTTTGGTGTAAAGCAAGTGCCAGAGAAAGTAGAAGAGACATCTAATAAAGGATGTAAATGGAGTGATTTTAAAGGATTAACAACTCAATTGATCCAAAGAGAACTGACTGGGTATGCCGCTAGAGATGCGATCAAATCAGTTATGAACTCTGCGACTAAAGAGCAATGGAACGGATTTTACAGACGAGTATTAATTAAAGACCTCCGCTGTGGTGTTTCTGAAAAAACAATTAACAAAGTTGCAAAAAAATTTCCACAGTATGCGATACCTATATTCTCGTGTCCCCTTGCTCATGACAGCGCAAACCATGAAAAGAAAATGATAGGCAAAAAACAAATTGAAATTAAACTAGACGGAGTCAGAGTATTGACAATTATTAGGAATAATAAAGTAGAAATGTTTTCGCGCAACGGCAAGCAGTTTCATAACTTTGGTCATATCATTGCAGAAATAGAAAAAGTATTAGAAAAACATCCTGATCCCCAAGATTTAGTATTAGACGGTGAAGTGATGAGTGCTAATTTCCAAGACCTGATGAAGCAAGTTCACAGAAAAGATGGTAAAGAATCAAAAGATGCAGTCTTACACTTATTTGATATATGTCCACTTAAAAATTTCAAGGAGGGTTTATGGAAAAAACCCCAAACCACAAGAAGTATGCTGGTAAAAGATTGGGTAACAAAAAATTCAACTTTTTTAAAACATGTCCAAACACTCGATTGGGAAGATGTGGATTTAGATACTACTAAGGGACAAATGAGATTTATAGAACTTAATAAAGAAGCAGTAGAGGGAGGGTATGAAGGCGTTATGATTAAAAATCCTAATGCTTGGTATGAATGCAAAAGAACACATAGTTGGTTAAAAGCAAAACCATTCATAGAAGTTACATTGAGAGTTGTAGCAATAGAAGAAGGAACAGGCCGAAACGAAGGTAGGCTTGGAGCCATCCTGGTTGAAGGTGAAGATGATAAATATAATTATCGACTTAATTGCGGGAGTGGATTTAGTGACTCTCAACGTGAAGAATATTGGAGTGAAAGAGATCAAATAATCGGCCAATTGGTAGAAATCAGAGCTGATGCAAGAACTAAATCTCAAGATGCTGAAACCTTTAGTCTTAGATTCCCAAGATTCAAATGCTTTAGAGGATTCGAACCAGGTCAAAAAATCTAATTTTCAATGGGATTACTTTTGTGATAGTGAGTATTTAAACTGGTGGTAAATCATGCAATAAAGTATCTATTATTAATAAATTACAATTGAAAATTATTCGTCTTTATGGATAACAAAAATCTTTTCAAATATATTAAAACTCCCTGCGGTCAATCAAAATACATCGAATTAGAAGCTAATAAAAGTGTGCTTGGGAAATTAAGACTTTATTGGTTTATCATCATTGCGTCTATAAGAGATTGGAATATTAAGGATTAATTTCTTTTGACTCATTAATATATTCTCTAGCGTACTTTGCTGAAAAATATACAACCATCAATGTAGAAATCACACTTATAGTAGTAATCAGTATATTATTATTTGGTTGTAAATTTTTTAAATCCTGCAAACTTTTTGCCAAGCTACCTATAGAACAATAAAGAAATGTTCCTGGAATAATTCCAAGAAGACCTAAAGCAAAATCTCTAAATTTAATATTATTTAACCCATAAAAATAATTAAGAATACTAAAAGGAAAGAGTGGGGAAAGTCTTGCTAAAAGTATTAATTTAAGACCACCCTTCTGCACTACTTGTTCCATAAGACTTAATCTTGGATAACGATTAATAATTTTTTTCAGCTTTTTTGATAAAAAACTTTTTGAAATAAAGTATGCTATTGAAGCACCAATAACTGCCGCACAAAAAACTATGATTGAGCCGAGATAGGAACCATATAAAAAACCAGATAATAAAGATAACCAAGAGGCGGGAAGAATTAATAAAATAATTAAAATATAAAGAAAAAT comes from the Prochlorococcus marinus str. MIT 9515 genome and includes:
- a CDS encoding TVP38/TMEM64 family protein, translating into MSSFFENIYDLAFFFNTNIGIFAFIFLYILIILLILPASWLSLLSGFLYGSYLGSIIVFCAAVIGASIAYFISKSFLSKKLKKIINRYPRLSLMEQVVQKGGLKLILLARLSPLFPFSILNYFYGLNNIKFRDFALGLLGIIPGTFLYCSIGSLAKSLQDLKNLQPNNNILITTISVISTLMVVYFSAKYAREYINESKEINP
- a CDS encoding RNA ligase family protein, with product MKHQELREEEIIKKLELNPSRLDKEQIIFEAMKKGLNDFFDGIRMALDPLVTFGVKQVPEKVEETSNKGCKWSDFKGLTTQLIQRELTGYAARDAIKSVMNSATKEQWNGFYRRVLIKDLRCGVSEKTINKVAKKFPQYAIPIFSCPLAHDSANHEKKMIGKKQIEIKLDGVRVLTIIRNNKVEMFSRNGKQFHNFGHIIAEIEKVLEKHPDPQDLVLDGEVMSANFQDLMKQVHRKDGKESKDAVLHLFDICPLKNFKEGLWKKPQTTRSMLVKDWVTKNSTFLKHVQTLDWEDVDLDTTKGQMRFIELNKEAVEGGYEGVMIKNPNAWYECKRTHSWLKAKPFIEVTLRVVAIEEGTGRNEGRLGAILVEGEDDKYNYRLNCGSGFSDSQREEYWSERDQIIGQLVEIRADARTKSQDAETFSLRFPRFKCFRGFEPGQKI